One genomic region from Zalophus californianus isolate mZalCal1 chromosome 2, mZalCal1.pri.v2, whole genome shotgun sequence encodes:
- the LOC113925464 gene encoding 60S ribosomal protein L32-like, which yields MAALRPLVKPKIFKKSTKKFIWHQSDQCIKIKHNWQKPRSIDNRVHRRFKSQILMPSFGHGSNKETKHLLPPGFWKFLVHNVTEFEVFLMCNRSYCSEIAHNISCKNHKAIVERAVPLAFRVTNLNARLCREESEQADSLCAHCIGVNKTIKLQKKKKNKEGADLGQTLT from the coding sequence ATGGCGGCCCTCAGACCTCTGGTGAAGCCcaagatctttaaaaagagtACCAAAAAGTTCATCTGGCACCAGTCAGACCAATGCATCAAAATTAAGCACAACTGGCAAAAACCCAGAAGCATTGACAATAGGGTGCACAGAAGATTCAAAAGCCAGATCTTGATGCCCAGCTTTGGTCATGGGagcaacaaggaaacaaagcacCTGTTGCCCCCTGGCTTCTGGAAGTTCCTAGTCCACAATGTCACGGAGTTTGAAGTGTTCCTGATGTGCAACAGATCTTACTGTTCAGAGATTGCTCACAATATCTCCTGTAAGAACCACAAAGCCATTGTGGAAAGAGCGGTCCCACTGGCCTTCAGAGTCACCAATCTCAATGCCAGGCTGTGCAGGGAAGAAAGTGAACAGGCAGACAGCTTATGTGCCCATTGTATTGGggttaataaaaccataaaattacaaaaaaaaaaaaaaaacaaagaaggtgCTGATCTAGGGCAGACTTTAACCTGA